From one Desmodus rotundus isolate HL8 chromosome X, HLdesRot8A.1, whole genome shotgun sequence genomic stretch:
- the CLCN4 gene encoding H(+)/Cl(-) exchange transporter 4 isoform X1: protein MSGSGNLMDFLDEPFPDVGTYEDFHTIDWLREKSRDTDRHRKITSKSKESVWEFIKGLLDAWSGWVVMLLIGLLAGTLAGVIDLAVDWMTDLKEGICLSAFWYSHEQCCWTSTETTFEDRDKCPLWQKWSELLVNQSEGASAYILNYLLYILWALLFAFLAVSLVRVFAPYACGSGIPEIKTILSGFIIRGYLGKWTLLIKTVTLVLVVSSGLSLGKEGPLVHVACCCGNFFSSLFSKYSKNEGKRREVLSAAAAAGVSVAFGAPIGGVLFSLEEVSYYFPLKTLWRSFFAALVAAFTLRSINPFGNSRLVLFYVEYHTPWYMAELFPFILLGVFGGLWGTLFIRCNIAWCRRRKTTKLGKYPVLEVIVVTAITAIIAYPNPYTRKSTSELISELFNDCGALESSQLCDYINDPNMTRPVDDIPDRPAGLGVYTAMWQLALALIFKIVITIFTFGMKIPSGLFIPSMAVGAMAGRMVGIGVEQLAYHHHDWIIFRNWCRPGADCVTPGLYAMVGAAACLGGVTRMTVSLVVIMFELTGGLEYIVPLMAAAVTSKWVADAFGKEGIYEAHIHLNGYPFLDVKDEFTHRTLATDVMRPRRGEPPLSVLTQDSMTVEDVETLIKETDYNGFPVVVSRDSERLIGFAQRRELILAIKNARQRQEGIVSNSIMYFTEEPPELPANSPQPLKLRRVLNLSPFTVTDHTPMETVVDIFRKLGLRQCLVTRSGRLLGIITKKDVLRHMAQMANQDPESIMFN from the exons ATGAGCGGCTCTGGAAACCTGATGGATTTTCTCGATGAGCCATTCCCTGACGTGGGGACATATGAGGACTTCCACACCATTGACTGGCTGAGGGAAAAGTCACGGGACACTGACAGACACAGAAAG ATAACCAGCAAAAGCAAAGAGTCTGTATGGGAGTTCATCAAGGGTCTGCTGGACGCCTGGTCAGGATGGGTGGTCATGCTGCTCATCGGCCTGCTGGCAG GCACCTTGGCTGGGGTCATTGATCTCGCCGTCGACTGGATGACCGACTTGAAGGAGGGAATCTGCCTGTCTGCCTTCTGGTACAGCCATGAGCAATGCTGCTGGACTTCCACTGAGACCACTTTTGAGGACAGGGACAAGTGTCCCCTGTGGCAGAAATGGTCGGAGCTGTTGGTGAATCAGTCAGAG GGTGCCAGTGCTTACATTTTGAATTACCTATTGTACATCCTGTGGGCCTTGCTGTTTGCATTCTTGGCTGTCTCCTTGGTGCGTGTCTTTGCGCCCTACGCCTGTGGCTCTGGTATACCGGAG ATCAAGACCATTCTGAGTGGCTTCATCATCAGGGGCTACTTGGGCAAGTGGACCCTGCTGATCAAGACTGTCACCCTGGTGCTGGTTGTGTCCTCAGGCCTGAGCCTTGGGAAGGAAGGGCCGCTGGTACATGTGGCTTGTTGCTGTGGCAATTTCTTCAGCAGCCTATTCTCCAAGTACAGCAAGAATGAGGGCAAGAGGCGTGAG GTACTTTCAGCAGCGGCTGCAGCTGGTGTCTCTGTTGCCTTTGGTGCTCCAATTGGGGGTGTGCTTTTCAGTCTAGAAGAG GTTAGTTACTACTTTCCCTTGAAGACCTTGTGGAGGTCCTTTTTTGCGGCCCTGGTGGCGGCCTTCACACTGCGATCCATCAATCCCTTTGGGAACAGCCGCCTTGTTCTCTTTTATGTGGAATATCACACGCCCTGGTACATGGCCGAGCTCTTCCCCTTCATCCTGCTGGGGGTCTTTGGGGGCTTGTGGGGAACCCTCTTTATCCGCTGCAACATCGCCTGGTGCAGGAGGCGCAAAACCACCAAGCTGGGGAAGTACCCGGTGCTGGAGGTCATTGTGGTGACTGCCATCACAGCCATCATCGCCTACCCCAACCCCTACACACGCAAGAGCACGAGCGAGCTCATTTCTGAGCTGTTCAATGACTGTGGGGCCCTTGAgtcctcccagctctgtgactATATCAACGACCCCAACATGACCCGGCCTGTGGATGACATTCCTGACCGGCCAGCTGGGCTCGGGGTATACACAGCCATGTGGCAGCTGGCCCTGGCGCTGATCTTCAAAATCGTCATTACCATATTTACCTTTGGCATGAAG ATCCCATCAGGCCTCTTCATCCCCAGCATGGCTGTGGGAGCCATGGCAGGCAGGATGGTGGGAATTGGCGTGGAACAGCTGGCTTACCATCACCATGACTGGATCATCTTCAGGAACTGGTGCAGGCCTGGAGCAGACTGTGTCACCCCAGGACTTTACGCAATGGTGGGAGCGGCAGCCTGTCTAG GTGGAGTTACCAGGATGACAGTGTCATTGGTGGTCATCATGTTTGAATTAACCGGTGGTCTAGAGTACATTGTACCCCTGATGGCGGCAGCTGTGACCAGCAAGTGGGTGGCTGATGCCTTTGGGAAAGAAGGCATCTATGAGGCCCACATCCACTTAAATGGGTACCCATTTCTGGATGTGAAGGATGAGTTCACTCACCGCACCCTGGCCACTGATGTCATGCGGCCTCGCCGGGGAGAGCCGCCACTGTCTGTGCTCACCCAGGACAGTATGACCGTGGAGGATGTGGAGACGCTCATCAAAGAGACCGACTACAACGGCTTCCCCGTGGTGGTCTCCAGGGACTCCGAGCGCCTCATTGGATTTgcccagaggagggaactgaTTCTTGCAATAA AGAACGCCAGACAGAGGCAGGAGGGCATCGTGAGCAATTCCATCATGTACTTCACGGAGGAGCCCCCCGAGCTGCCGGCCAATAGCCCCCAACCCCTGAAGCTGCGTCGTGTCCTAAATCTTAGCCCTTTCACGGTCACGGACCACACGCCCATGGAGACAGTGGTGGATATCTTCCGGAAACTGGGGCTCCGGCAGTGCCTGGTGACACGCAGTGG GAGACTTCTTGGCATCATCACAAAAAAGGATGTTCTGAGACATATGGCCCAGATGGCAAACCAGGACCCTGAATCCATCATGTTTAATTAG
- the CLCN4 gene encoding H(+)/Cl(-) exchange transporter 4 isoform X2 gives MSGSGNLMDFLDEPFPDVGTYEDFHTIDWLREKSRDTDRHRKITSKSKESVWEFIKGLLDAWSGWVVMLLIGLLAGTLAGVIDLAVDWMTDLKEGICLSAFWYSHEQCCWTSTETTFEDRDKCPLWQKWSELLVNQSEGASAYILNYLLYILWALLFAFLAVSLVRVFAPYACGSGIPEIKTILSGFIIRGYLGKWTLLIKTVTLVLVVSSGLSLGKEGPLVHVACCCGNFFSSLFSKYSKNEGKRREVLSAAAAAGVSVAFGAPIGGVLFSLEEVSYYFPLKTLWRSFFAALVAAFTLRSINPFGNSRLVLFYVEYHTPWYMAELFPFILLGVFGGLWGTLFIRCNIAWCRRRKTTKLGKYPVLEVIVVTAITAIIAYPNPYTRKSTSELISELFNDCGALESSQLCDYINDPNMTRPVDDIPDRPAGLGVYTAMWQLALALIFKIVITIFTFGMKIPSGLFIPSMAVGAMAGRMVGIGVEQLAYHHHDWIIFRNWCRPGADCVTPGLYAMVGAAACLGGVTRMTVSLVVIMFELTGGLEYIVPLMAAAVTSKWVADAFGKEGIYEAHIHLNGYPFLDVKDEFTHRTLATDVMRPRRGEPPLSVLTQDSMTVEDVETLIKETDYNGFPVVVSRDSERLIGFAQRRELILAIRDFLASSQKRMF, from the exons ATGAGCGGCTCTGGAAACCTGATGGATTTTCTCGATGAGCCATTCCCTGACGTGGGGACATATGAGGACTTCCACACCATTGACTGGCTGAGGGAAAAGTCACGGGACACTGACAGACACAGAAAG ATAACCAGCAAAAGCAAAGAGTCTGTATGGGAGTTCATCAAGGGTCTGCTGGACGCCTGGTCAGGATGGGTGGTCATGCTGCTCATCGGCCTGCTGGCAG GCACCTTGGCTGGGGTCATTGATCTCGCCGTCGACTGGATGACCGACTTGAAGGAGGGAATCTGCCTGTCTGCCTTCTGGTACAGCCATGAGCAATGCTGCTGGACTTCCACTGAGACCACTTTTGAGGACAGGGACAAGTGTCCCCTGTGGCAGAAATGGTCGGAGCTGTTGGTGAATCAGTCAGAG GGTGCCAGTGCTTACATTTTGAATTACCTATTGTACATCCTGTGGGCCTTGCTGTTTGCATTCTTGGCTGTCTCCTTGGTGCGTGTCTTTGCGCCCTACGCCTGTGGCTCTGGTATACCGGAG ATCAAGACCATTCTGAGTGGCTTCATCATCAGGGGCTACTTGGGCAAGTGGACCCTGCTGATCAAGACTGTCACCCTGGTGCTGGTTGTGTCCTCAGGCCTGAGCCTTGGGAAGGAAGGGCCGCTGGTACATGTGGCTTGTTGCTGTGGCAATTTCTTCAGCAGCCTATTCTCCAAGTACAGCAAGAATGAGGGCAAGAGGCGTGAG GTACTTTCAGCAGCGGCTGCAGCTGGTGTCTCTGTTGCCTTTGGTGCTCCAATTGGGGGTGTGCTTTTCAGTCTAGAAGAG GTTAGTTACTACTTTCCCTTGAAGACCTTGTGGAGGTCCTTTTTTGCGGCCCTGGTGGCGGCCTTCACACTGCGATCCATCAATCCCTTTGGGAACAGCCGCCTTGTTCTCTTTTATGTGGAATATCACACGCCCTGGTACATGGCCGAGCTCTTCCCCTTCATCCTGCTGGGGGTCTTTGGGGGCTTGTGGGGAACCCTCTTTATCCGCTGCAACATCGCCTGGTGCAGGAGGCGCAAAACCACCAAGCTGGGGAAGTACCCGGTGCTGGAGGTCATTGTGGTGACTGCCATCACAGCCATCATCGCCTACCCCAACCCCTACACACGCAAGAGCACGAGCGAGCTCATTTCTGAGCTGTTCAATGACTGTGGGGCCCTTGAgtcctcccagctctgtgactATATCAACGACCCCAACATGACCCGGCCTGTGGATGACATTCCTGACCGGCCAGCTGGGCTCGGGGTATACACAGCCATGTGGCAGCTGGCCCTGGCGCTGATCTTCAAAATCGTCATTACCATATTTACCTTTGGCATGAAG ATCCCATCAGGCCTCTTCATCCCCAGCATGGCTGTGGGAGCCATGGCAGGCAGGATGGTGGGAATTGGCGTGGAACAGCTGGCTTACCATCACCATGACTGGATCATCTTCAGGAACTGGTGCAGGCCTGGAGCAGACTGTGTCACCCCAGGACTTTACGCAATGGTGGGAGCGGCAGCCTGTCTAG GTGGAGTTACCAGGATGACAGTGTCATTGGTGGTCATCATGTTTGAATTAACCGGTGGTCTAGAGTACATTGTACCCCTGATGGCGGCAGCTGTGACCAGCAAGTGGGTGGCTGATGCCTTTGGGAAAGAAGGCATCTATGAGGCCCACATCCACTTAAATGGGTACCCATTTCTGGATGTGAAGGATGAGTTCACTCACCGCACCCTGGCCACTGATGTCATGCGGCCTCGCCGGGGAGAGCCGCCACTGTCTGTGCTCACCCAGGACAGTATGACCGTGGAGGATGTGGAGACGCTCATCAAAGAGACCGACTACAACGGCTTCCCCGTGGTGGTCTCCAGGGACTCCGAGCGCCTCATTGGATTTgcccagaggagggaactgaTTCTTGCAATAA GAGACTTCTTGGCATCATCACAAAAAAGGATGTTCTGA